In Sphingobacterium sp. PCS056, the following proteins share a genomic window:
- a CDS encoding aldose epimerase family protein produces MKIKIKYIGVVSILFVVVGCQQKNATKAKDEPAMTMHMDSNAFAGKINDQEVHLFELKNKQGVQAYLTNFGARIVGLWVPDKQGNLRDVVLGFAKASDYHNPAEPYFGTIVGPFGNRIAKGTFQLDGHAYQLAVNNGVNTLHGGFNGVHFANWTVKAKNDSSITFAYTLPDRSEGFPGNIAMQVTYALNEQNELTIAYQAQSDKKTVINLTNHAYFNLNGEGSGSILNHQIKLYADEFTPVDSTLIPTGKLEKVIGTPFDFTVKKAIGRDMNAHDRQLSYGKGYDHNFVLNKQKEGDWYKAAQVVGDQSGIVMDILTEEPGIQFYSGNFMNEKVQLKNGKKDSFRTAFCLEPQHFPDSPNQPNFPSTVLLPGQIYKTKSLYRFSLQ; encoded by the coding sequence ATGAAGATAAAAATAAAGTATATCGGTGTGGTCAGTATCCTTTTTGTTGTAGTAGGGTGTCAGCAAAAGAATGCCACTAAGGCTAAGGATGAACCCGCGATGACTATGCACATGGATAGCAACGCATTTGCAGGGAAAATAAATGATCAAGAGGTGCATTTATTTGAATTGAAAAATAAACAGGGAGTGCAGGCCTATTTGACCAATTTTGGAGCCCGTATTGTCGGTCTTTGGGTACCGGATAAACAGGGTAATTTGCGGGATGTCGTTTTAGGTTTTGCAAAAGCAAGTGATTATCATAACCCGGCCGAACCGTATTTTGGAACAATTGTCGGTCCATTTGGAAACCGGATCGCAAAAGGAACGTTTCAATTGGATGGACATGCTTACCAATTAGCCGTTAACAATGGTGTCAATACTTTACACGGCGGTTTTAATGGCGTTCATTTTGCCAATTGGACAGTAAAAGCTAAAAATGATTCATCGATCACATTTGCCTATACTTTACCAGATCGATCAGAAGGATTTCCTGGAAATATAGCGATGCAAGTAACCTACGCTCTAAATGAACAAAATGAATTGACTATTGCTTATCAGGCACAGTCGGATAAGAAAACAGTAATAAACCTCACCAATCATGCATATTTTAACTTAAATGGAGAAGGTAGTGGCTCCATATTAAATCATCAGATTAAACTATATGCTGATGAATTTACACCCGTTGATAGCACGTTGATTCCAACAGGAAAACTGGAGAAAGTAATCGGAACACCTTTTGACTTTACCGTCAAAAAAGCAATTGGTCGAGATATGAATGCTCATGATCGCCAGCTGTCTTATGGAAAGGGATATGATCATAATTTTGTTTTAAATAAACAAAAAGAAGGAGACTGGTATAAGGCAGCTCAAGTGGTAGGCGATCAATCCGGAATTGTGATGGATATTTTGACCGAAGAACCAGGAATTCAATTTTATAGTGGCAATTTTATGAATGAAAAAGTCCAGTTAAAAAATGGTAAAAAAGACTCGTTCAGAACGGCATTTTGTTTAGAGCCACAACATTTTCCAGATTCCCCCAATCAACCTAATTTTCCTTCAACAGTGTTACTTCCCGGTCAGATCTATAAGACAAAATCGCTGTATCGATTTTCCCTTCAGTGA